GCTGCACGGGTTTCGTGGACGTGGCGAGCCGCGTGTCCACGCTGCTCAGCGAGGCCCTGGGTGTCTATGTGCCGGTGATCGATCCAAACCAGGCCGGTTTCAGCTTCCTCGTGTCGCTCGTGCGAATGAAAGTGCGCCCCAGCCGCCTGACCTACAGCAAGGTCAACCTCCAGTCGTAACCGGCGGGCGCGGCAATTCCATGAACGGATCATTGACGCCTTTATGTGATTGCCGCGCCGACCCACGCGCGCCTTGAGCGCGCCCTCCCACTTCCCTTGGCGCCGGTCGTTTTCGTCCATGCGGACGAAATCGCCCTTTCATTCGCCACAAACACCCAATTGGACGAAATCGTCCAATTTCGCCGAAATTGCCGGACGGAATTGTCCAGTCCCGCCCGACCCACATACCCATGGGCCCGCTCCTATGCGGATTCCAGCTTGGCACGATCATTGCTAAAGTAGTTCCGATTCAGCTGTCGCCTGGCGTCCAATCCCGACCGGCGATAGCAGTGCGACGCAACCAGAAACGCGTTCCACCCGCATCGCGCGGAACGCGCAATGAAATGTCCGAGTAGCCGGGGAGCCTGAGAGACCAGAAAGATCGCGCGCTGCAACATGTTCGACACATCGAACCCAGAATTGCTGACGCGACGATCGACTCCAACGACACCAGTCGTTGGACGCGAATTAACAGAGGGTCGTGCCGTTGTTGTAGTGGTGTCTGTCGTGTGTCCACGCATGGCAACCGAACGCTTCCACAGAGAAGCGCGCCCCCACGCGGGACACCGGGATAACGGATTCGTCTGGCCATGCACTGGACGAACCGCTGCGGGGTTCGGCCGTCGTTGCCCCTTCGGGGATAAGCAGCGGCGGCTCGTACTTTCGGTCAACTGCGGCAAGCGCAGAAGATCAATCCATGATTCGCCGTGCGCTCAGACGGTTCTGACCGCGGCACCCGCATTGCAGTTTTACCAGCCCTACGCGGCGTCAGATTGTTAGCGACGTCGCGAGCGGAATACATTGGCCATTCCACGGGGAATTCATTGCATGCATCACCACCTGTTCGAAAGAGAACTCGTTCATCTGGAACGCGTCGTCGCTTGCTCGCCGAAAGAGCCCTTCCCACCGACCTACTGGCGCGATCGCGTCGAGCATCTGAAAAACTGTCCACACGAGCCGTTGTATAGCTACCGGATTGCGCGCCTGTCGCAACTCGTCGCTCAACTGAGCGGTTGAGCGCAACCTACTAGAAGCTCGCGTCCCGATAGTTCACGCCGGCTCCATGCCGTGCGCAAGCTTCGCGGCCGCCGCACGGGGTGAGGCCAGAAACGAAACGAATGCTTGCGCGGACGCGGCGCAGACCGCGGCGGAACAAACAGTAACGAGCTGAATATCAGGCGGAAGGGTTCCCACGACATCGACGCCGGGCAAGTGCATCAGTTCGCTCAATTGCTGGAAACCGAGTTCCGCCTCACCCCTCACCGCAAGTGAGCCGACCGGCACGCCCGGCGGAGCCTGCGCAACGCGCGGCGCCCAGTCGGCCATCACATGTTCTGCCCAGGAACTCGAGTCGGCGCTCGGCGAGCCGCCTTTTGTCCGCGGTGCCTCGGGCATGCTTCCGACACCGGTTGGCCGGGCCATTCTGAAACGTTGCGAGCGGATCTTTGCCGAGTTGGAAGAACTCGCGCAGTGGTGCTCGGCGAGGCAGGCACGCCGGCCGCCCGCGGCGGAAGGCGCGTTGCCGGCCTATCTGCTCAACACGCGGCGGCTGCAACTGTTTGCCGCGCTCGCCCGCCATCGGCACATGCCTAGCGCAGCCAGGACCTTCGGCATCAGCCAGCCGGCCGTGAGCACGGCGATTCGCGTGCTGGAAAGCGGCTCCGGCCTGACTTTGTTTCGTCGCGGCCTGCGCGGCATCCTTCTCACCACAGAAGATGAAACGTTTCTGCTGCGCGTGCGTCGCGCGCTGAACGAATTGAGGCATGTGCCCGACGACATCGCGTGCAACGCATGACCAGATCCCGGACACCGTGACAGTTGGTGCATTGCCGCCAGGACGCACGCTGATCCTGCCGAAAGCCATCGCACGGATGATGAGGGAGAATCCAGGCGTGCGCACCATCGCGAACGAAAGCGCTTAGGAGCGCTCGTCGCGAACCTGCGCGCCGACGACATGGACTTCATTCTTGGCGCGCTACGGGAGAAAGACGCTGCGAGCGGCCCGAAAAACGAGCGACTGATGTCGTCCGACATGGCACTGCTCGCGATCATCCGCTCGCTCACGCGCGCGATCTGAGCATCATGGACCTGCGCGACGCACAGTGGATCCTGCCGCGCAGCAACGCACCGGCTCTTGCGCTCTTCGAAACGCAATTCAGGCGAATGAAAGTCAAGCCACCCGAACCAAGTGTCGAAACGGCGGACCTGGCGGCGATTCGCGGGCTGCCGTTCGATACGGACATGATCGCCGCGCTGTCGGCGCACCACTTGCAACTGGACATTCAGTCCGGCCAACTGGCGATTCTCGATGTCAAGCTACCCAACACGCGACGCGACATCGGCTTGACCACGTGCTCGACCGGCAGCCCGTCTCCAGCCGCGCGAGCTTTGATCGATGCGATCCGTCTCCGCTACCGTCGCGGGGCGAAAATTCCGAAACCCATGGCAACCCGCGAACGGGACGGCGGGCGTTTTCATGTTGACCAAGCGGTGACGCGCGATGGCGCGATGAAGAACGCTCACTCGCTCTACTACGGATATCGGTTCCCGCCTGCGGACATCACTCAACCGCCAGGCGAATATATAAGCGGAGAAACCGAAAGACTCGCTTTCCCGCTAGAGAACTCTCTCGGGAATCAGCGAGTCATCGATCAGATACTGGCCGGCTCAGCAGCAACCGAAACGTCGCCAGTACGCCAGTCGTCGTGATCGCCATGTGCCGGCAGCCAATCTGGTCGGCTGCCTCACACGCGGATGCCGCGAGCTATGACGTACTCACGCCGCGATCAGTTGTGGCTGTAGTTGACGACAGGAGCCGAGTAGGAGCTGTGGGTCGTTTCGGAACGGCTGCCAGCCTGCGACGAACCGTTCGTGGCCGAACCGTAACCGCTGGTTTGAGCGGCGCCATTCTGTGCAGCGACGCGTGCCTCGGCAGCCTGAATATCGGCCGGGTATTGGGGATCGCTTGCGGTGGCGGGGTTATAGCCGGCCTTTTCCAGCTGGATCAGTTCGGCGCGCACTTGAGCGCGGGTAACCGGCTGATTCGATTGAGCAAAAGCGGCGAGCGGTGCGGAAATGAGTGCGGCGATGACAGCAGCTTCGATCAGGGATTTCATGATAAGGACCTCCAGAGATTGTTTTTGCCACGCTGCAAACCTGTTTGTCTGCAGCGGATGGACACAGTCTAGGAGTCAGGGTATCTAGGGTAAACCCCCAATCAACCAATTCACTGTTGCGCCAAACGGCACAATTGCGTCGCCGCGGCAGGATTTCTTGCCTGCGACGGCGCCAGTTCGGCGGCGTTCCTTCCGCCCGTTCCCTGCCGGTCGCTCCTCGGGCTCGCGCCGAAGCGCGCGCGATAGGTCCGCGAAAAATGCGAGGGCGACTCGAATCCGCACGCCACGCAAATCGACGTAATCGACATATCGGTCTGTTGCAGCAGCTCGCGCGCGCGCGTGAGGCGCAACTGCAGATAGAAATGCGTCGGCGTGTCCTTCAGCGAAGCGCAGAACAACCGCTCGAGCTGCCGCCGCGTCACGCCGATCTCCTGCGCGAGCCGATCCGGCGCGAGCGGCTCTTCCATATGCTGTTCCATTACGCCGATCACCTGGATCAGCTTGCGGTTGTGCACGCCATAGCGCGCGGCGATCTCCATGCGCTGATGATCCGAGCGCTGGCGGATCCGGCTCACCACGAATTGCTCAGAGACCGCCGAGGCCAGAGTGGCGCCATGCTCGCGGCCGATCAGGTCGAGCATCATGTCGATCGACGCGGTGCCGCCCGCACAGGTAATGCGTCGCGGGCCGATTTCGAACAGTTCCTGGCTCGCGGCGAGCGACGCATAGCGTTCGCGGAACGCCGACAGCGCTTCCCAGTGCACGGTCACGCTGTCCGTGCTGCCCAGCAGTCCGGCTTCCGCCAGCACGAAGCTGCCGGTGTCGATTCCTCCGAGCGTCGTTCCCGCGCGGTCGAAACGCTTCAGACAATCACCCAGCGCGCGCGTATAGCAGGCGAGCGGCTCGAAGCCCGCGACGACGAAGAGCGTTCGCGGCGGGTCCATGTCGGCGACGGCGGCATCGGCGTTGATGGAAATGCCGTTGCTGGCGGCCACCGGCTCGCCGTCGACACTCAGAATGCGCCAGCGGTACAGATCGCCCTGAAAGCGGTTGGCCACGCGCAACGGCTCCACCGCCGACATGAAGCCGATAGCCGAAAAGCCCGGCAGCAAGAGGAACGACATATCTTCGGGCATCGTGCAAAGACTCGATCAGGAGACGGAAAACGCGGGCGGACGCGGGCTTGCGGCGAGCGTAGCAAGCAGCACGCGAGCCGGCAAGGCACGCCAAAAATGCCGCATCCACCGCTGTTGCACCGCAAGAAGAGGCAACCGAGGTTTTCCCTCATAGTCGCGTGGAAGCAAGAACGGGTCGCTGGCGGTCGCTTTGGCCGGAATATGGGGCATTAACGTTACGTCATCGTGCAGTTCAGGCATCACCCAGGCCGTATCGCATGTCCGGGGGGCCGCTTCGCCTGGTTTCATCCACCCGGGCGCGGCCCGGTTCGAAACACGCTGTTGAACGTGTCAGAAGAGGGAACATCATGAAGTTACGCATTAAAGGCGCGCTTGCCCATCTTGCCTGTCTCGCGGCCACCGTCGCCGCCGCCGTTACCGCGCAGCCGGCCTTCGCCCAGGATTCGGCTGCCTGCCGCACGGTGCATTTCGCCGATATCGGCTGGACCGATATCACTTCGACGACCGCGCTCGCGTCGACCGTGTTCGAAGGGCTCGGCTATCAGCCGGTGACGACCGTCGCCTCCGTGCCCATCTCGTTTGCGGGCCTGAAGAGCAAGCAGCTGGACGTGTCGCTCGGCTACTGGTGGCCGGTGCAGGAAAAGGCGATCGCACCGTTCGTCGACTCCAGATCGATCCAGGTGCTGCAACCGCCCAACCTGACCGGCGCCAAAGCCACGTTCGCCGTGCCGAGCTACGAATACGACGCGGGCCTGAAGACCTTCGCCGACATCGCCAAACACCGCGACCAGCTCGACGGCAAGATCTACGGCATCGAGCCCGGCAGCAGCGCGAACGCGGCGATCCAGAAGATGATCGCCAACAATCAGTTCGGCCTCGGCGGCTTCAAGCTGATCGAATCGAGTGAAGCGGGCATGCTCGTCTCGGTGGATCGCGCGATCCGCGAGAAGAAGTGGGTGGTCTTTCTGGGCTGGGAACCGCATCCGATGAACATCCAGATCGATATGAAGTACCTCACCGGCAGCGACGGCGTATTCGGTCCCAACGACGGCGAAGCACGGGTGTACACGCTGACGTCCCCCGACTATCTGACGCGCTGCCCGAACGCGGGCAAGCTCGTGAGCAATCTGCGCTTTTCGACGCAGCTCGAAAACGTGGTCATGCAATCGGTCATGAACAAGGAAAAGCCCGCCGACGCCGCCAAGGCGTATCTGAAGAAGAACCCGCAAGTCCTCGGCGCATGGCTTGCCGGCGTGAAGACCTACGACGGCAAGGACGGCTTGCCCGCGGTGAAGGCTTATCTGGGTCTTTGACCCGGCCAGTCGCGCATTTCAATCCACAGGAATTAGCACGCATGAATCATGAAGTCATCGTGACCTGCGCGGTCACCGGCGCAGGCGATACCGTCGGCAAGCATCCCGCCATTCCCGTCACGCCGAAACAGATCGCCGAGGCCGCCATCGAAGCCGCCAAGGCCGGCGCCACCGTCGCGCATTGCCACGTGCGCGATCCGAAAACCGGCCGCGGCAGCCGCGATCCGCAGCTGTATCGCGAGGTGGTCGACCGCATTCGCTCGTCGGGCACGGACGTGATCATCAACCTGACGGCCGGCATGGGCGGCGATCTGGAGATCGGCCCCGGCGAAGACCCCATGCGCTTTGGCGCTGGCACCGATCTGGTCGGCGGCTTGACGCGCCTCGCGCATGTCGAGGAGTTGCTGCCGGAAATCTGCACGCTCGATTGCGGCACGCTCAATTTCGGCGACGGCGACTACATCTATGTATCGACGCCCGCGCAATTGCGGGCCGGCGCGCAGCGCATTCAGGATCTCGGCGTCAAGCCGGAACTGGAGATCTTCGATACCGGCCATTTGTGGTTCGCGAAGCAACTGCTCAAGGAAGGTTTGCTCGACGCGCCGCCGCTCTTTCAGATTTGTCTCGGCATTCCCTGGGGGGCGCCCGCCGACACCACGACCATGAAAGCAATGGCCGACAACCTGCCCCCCGGCGCGCAATGGGCGGGCTTCGGCATCGGCCGCATGCAGATGCCGATGGTCGCGCAGGCGATGCTGCTCGGCGGCCACGTGCGCGTCGGCCTCGAAGACAACATCTGGCTCGACAAAGGTGTGCCCGCAACCAACGGCACGCTGGTGCAACGCGCGGTGGAAATCATCGAACGGCTCGGCGCACGCGCGCTGACGCCCGCCGAAGGACGCGGCAAGCTGGGCCTGCCCGCGCGCGGCGAGCGTCAATTGGAGCGGCGCGCGGCCGGACAGTACGCGTGATCGTGCGACAGGCGCGTTGCATGGATGGCAACGCGCATCGGAACCCGACAACACACAGGCAAAGGAAACGTCAGCAATGGCAATGATCGTCGATATCAAAACATTCGCGGCAATCGGCGTGGGCGTGATCGGCAGCGGCTGGGTGGCGCGCGCGCTCGCCCACGGGCTCGATGTCGTCGCGTGGGATCCGGCGCCGGGCGCCGAGAAGCAATTGCGCGAGAACATCGCCAACGCCTGGCCGGCGCTGCAGCGCGTGGGCCTCGCCGCGGGCGCGTCGCCCGAACGCTTGCGCTTCGTCGACACGATCGAAGCCTGCGTCGGGAAGGCGGACTTCATTCAGGAAAGCGCGCCGGAACGCGAGGAATTGAAGCTCGCGTTGCACGAACAGATCAGCCGCGCCGCGAAGCCGGATGCGATCATCGCTTCGTCGACGTCGGGGCTCTTGCCAAGCGACTTTTACGCGCGAGCGGTGAACCCGGAGCGCTGCATTGTCGGCCATCCGTTCAATCCGGTGTACCTGCTGCCGCTCGTCGAAGTGGTGGGCGGCGCAAGCACCGCCCCGGAAACGCTCGACGCCGCGCAACAGGTATATCGTGCTCTGTCGATGCGGCCGCTGCGCGTGCGCAAGGAAGTGCCGGGTTTCATCGCCGACCGCCTGCTCGAAGCGCTATGGCGCGAGGCCTTGCATCTGGTCAACGAAGGCGTGGCGACCACCGGCGAAATCGACGACGCGATCCGCTTCGGCGCGGGCATCCGCTGGTCGTTCATGGGCACCTTCCTCACCTACACGCTGGCTGGCGGCGATGCCGGCATGCGCCACTTCATGCAACAGTTCGGACCGGCGCTGGAGCTGCCCTGGACTAAACTGGTCGCGCCGAAGTTGACGGATGAACTGATCGACCGGGTCGTGGACGGCACGGCGGAACAGGTCGGCCCGCGGTCGATCAAGCAGCTGGAGCGTTACCGCGACGATTGCATTACGAGCGTGCAGGCGGCGATCGCGGAGGCGAAGGCGCGGCATGGGTTGCTGCCCGCGGAGTGATGCCGAGAGCTGTGAGCTGTGAGCTGTGAGCTGTGAGTTGTGAGCTGTGAGCTGTGAGCTGTGAGCTGTGAGCTGTGAGCTGTGAGCTGTGAGCTGTAAGACACGCTACTGCGCCGAAGCGCTGGCGGCACATTCGCCGCCGGCGAACGCCTTTGATACGAATGTTCGAGAGGATTGCCGATGCCGCAACCTGCTGCCCTGCCTTGCTATCGCGATACGGTGCGGGCCGAATGGGTCGATTACAACGGCCACTTGCGCGACGCGTTCTATATGCTGATCTTCAGCTTCGCGACCGACGCGCTGATCGACCTGATCGGTTTGCCGGACGCAGTACGCAAAGAACGCCAGCGCTCTATCTACACGCTCGAAGCGCACGTCAACTATCTGCATGAAATCAAGGATG
Above is a genomic segment from Paraburkholderia aromaticivorans containing:
- a CDS encoding choline ABC transporter substrate-binding protein, which codes for MKLRIKGALAHLACLAATVAAAVTAQPAFAQDSAACRTVHFADIGWTDITSTTALASTVFEGLGYQPVTTVASVPISFAGLKSKQLDVSLGYWWPVQEKAIAPFVDSRSIQVLQPPNLTGAKATFAVPSYEYDAGLKTFADIAKHRDQLDGKIYGIEPGSSANAAIQKMIANNQFGLGGFKLIESSEAGMLVSVDRAIREKKWVVFLGWEPHPMNIQIDMKYLTGSDGVFGPNDGEARVYTLTSPDYLTRCPNAGKLVSNLRFSTQLENVVMQSVMNKEKPADAAKAYLKKNPQVLGAWLAGVKTYDGKDGLPAVKAYLGL
- a CDS encoding L-carnitine dehydrogenase; amino-acid sequence: MAMIVDIKTFAAIGVGVIGSGWVARALAHGLDVVAWDPAPGAEKQLRENIANAWPALQRVGLAAGASPERLRFVDTIEACVGKADFIQESAPEREELKLALHEQISRAAKPDAIIASSTSGLLPSDFYARAVNPERCIVGHPFNPVYLLPLVEVVGGASTAPETLDAAQQVYRALSMRPLRVRKEVPGFIADRLLEALWREALHLVNEGVATTGEIDDAIRFGAGIRWSFMGTFLTYTLAGGDAGMRHFMQQFGPALELPWTKLVAPKLTDELIDRVVDGTAEQVGPRSIKQLERYRDDCITSVQAAIAEAKARHGLLPAE
- a CDS encoding GlxA family transcriptional regulator; the encoded protein is MPEDMSFLLLPGFSAIGFMSAVEPLRVANRFQGDLYRWRILSVDGEPVAASNGISINADAAVADMDPPRTLFVVAGFEPLACYTRALGDCLKRFDRAGTTLGGIDTGSFVLAEAGLLGSTDSVTVHWEALSAFRERYASLAASQELFEIGPRRITCAGGTASIDMMLDLIGREHGATLASAVSEQFVVSRIRQRSDHQRMEIAARYGVHNRKLIQVIGVMEQHMEEPLAPDRLAQEIGVTRRQLERLFCASLKDTPTHFYLQLRLTRARELLQQTDMSITSICVACGFESPSHFSRTYRARFGASPRSDRQGTGGRNAAELAPSQARNPAAATQLCRLAQQ
- a CDS encoding 3-keto-5-aminohexanoate cleavage protein yields the protein MNHEVIVTCAVTGAGDTVGKHPAIPVTPKQIAEAAIEAAKAGATVAHCHVRDPKTGRGSRDPQLYREVVDRIRSSGTDVIINLTAGMGGDLEIGPGEDPMRFGAGTDLVGGLTRLAHVEELLPEICTLDCGTLNFGDGDYIYVSTPAQLRAGAQRIQDLGVKPELEIFDTGHLWFAKQLLKEGLLDAPPLFQICLGIPWGAPADTTTMKAMADNLPPGAQWAGFGIGRMQMPMVAQAMLLGGHVRVGLEDNIWLDKGVPATNGTLVQRAVEIIERLGARALTPAEGRGKLGLPARGERQLERRAAGQYA
- a CDS encoding substrate-binding domain-containing protein; the protein is MADWAPRVAQAPPGVPVGSLAVRGEAELGFQQLSELMHLPGVDVVGTLPPDIQLVTVCSAAVCAASAQAFVSFLASPRAAAAKLAHGMEPA
- a CDS encoding DUF4148 domain-containing protein; translation: MKSLIEAAVIAALISAPLAAFAQSNQPVTRAQVRAELIQLEKAGYNPATASDPQYPADIQAAEARVAAQNGAAQTSGYGSATNGSSQAGSRSETTHSSYSAPVVNYSHN